The following coding sequences are from one Anguilla anguilla isolate fAngAng1 chromosome 12, fAngAng1.pri, whole genome shotgun sequence window:
- the mrps23 gene encoding 28S ribosomal protein S23, mitochondrial, producing the protein MAGSRLEKFGTVFTRVRDLMRAGVLKEKDKPIWYDVYAAFPPKREPLYVKPRTKVYGKQSADTVPDIFYKEDAIRAKFFEVYGNGPRAFDLSKGNFVSTCQRFIEKYQELEAQGLQDEDALFEGAGRALLSEGLILRRRGGATISTE; encoded by the exons ATGGCTGGAAGTCGTCTTGAAAAGTTCGGCACAGTTTTTACACG GGTGCGAGACTTGATGCGAGCAGGTGTCTTGAAAGAGAAGGACAAGCCAATTTGGTACGATGTATATGCCGCCTTTCCGCCCAAGAGGGAGCCGCTGTATGTAAAACCTCGGACCAAGGTGTATGGAAAACAGTCGGCGGATACCGTGCCCGACATATTTTACAAAGAGGACGCAATCAGAGC AAAATTCTTTGAGGTGTACGGGAATGGGCCCAGGGCTTTTGACCTCAGCAAAGGCAACTTTGTGTCAACCTGTCAAAG gttCATTGAGAAATACCAGGAGCTGGAGGCCCAGGGGCTGCAGGACGAGGACGCTCTGTttgagggggcagggagagcgCTCCTCTCTGAAGGCCTCATTCTGCGACGGAGGGGAGGAGCCACCATCAGCACCGAATGA